The region CCCCGGCACCGTCGCCGACATCACCACGGGTGCCGCGATGGCGTCCGTCAAGGTCACCGTCGCGGGCGGCACGCTCACGGCCGCGATCACCACGGACGCCGTGCACGACCTGGGTCTGGCCGCCGGCTCCCCGGTCGTCGCCCTGATCAAGTCGACCGAGATCTCCCTCGCGACCGGGTGAGCGTCCGTTGCCGCCCAGTGGTGCGCATGGTGCCGCCGCGGGGAGACCGCGTCACCCGCCGGGGAGCGTGTCGCGCGAGGCGGCCGGACCGTGGTCGTACGCCGTGGTGCTCGCCGTGCCGGACGCGGCACGGCGAGGGTCCCGCCGTCGGCGAGACGTCGGCCGGCAGGCCGCGGAGTGGGCTCCACCGGCACCACCGTGGGCCGGCTCGACGGCCTCGTGCCGGGCGCGTTCTCACCCACCGCGGCCCCGGGCCGCCGAAGGACAGCCTCCGGCGGCCCGGGACGGGAGGTCACGCGTCAGCAGGTCGGCACGCCGGACAGCCAGGCCGCGCCCTTGATGTAGATGTTCGTCATCCAGGAGCCGTTCGTCAGCTTGGCCCAGGCGTCATTGGTGTAGCCCTCGGCCGTCACTTCCTGCGCGTGCGCCTGGCAGACCACGTTGACCGTGGTGGGCTGCGCGAAGTAGTCGACCACCCCGGCGTTGACGTTCGGCTCGCTGTGCGTACGCACCCCGGTGCCCCAGGTCTGGAACGGCTTGCTGCCGCTCGACGGCGGCGGGGTGCTGCTGCCGCCGCAGTCCGGGATGCCGGGCAGCGACGCCGGGCCCTTGATGTAGATGTTCGTCAGCCAGGAACCGTCGGCCAGCTTGGACCAGATGTCGTTGGTGTAGCCCTCCGCGGTGACGCTCTCCGCGTGCTGCTGGCACTGGATCGACACCTGGGTCGGTCCGGCGAAGGTGTCCACCACCGCGCCGCCCACGCTCGGCGTGCGGTGGGTGCGCACCCCGGTGCCCCAGGTCTCGAAGGTCGTACCGCCGTTCGCGGGCGGCGGAGTGGGAGTGCCCGACCCGTTGATCCGGATCGCGCCCGCGTAGTCGCCGCCGGTGCGCACGGGCGCGACCCTGATGTGGGTGCCCGACTCGTACGCCTCGACCATCTGTCCGGCCCCGAGGTACATGGCGACGTGGTGGACATGCCCGCTGCCCCAGAACATCAGGTCGCCCGGCAGCAGCGGGGCGCTGCCCTGCGAGGCGGAGAAGCGGGCCGAGGCCTGCGAGCTGTGGAACTGGTCGTCGGCCGTGCCGTTGAGCAGGTCCTTGCCGGTGGCCTGCGCGTACGCGTAGCGCGTGAAGCCGGAGCAGTCGAAGCCCTTGCGCTCGCTGTCGTGGAGGCTGTCGGGGTCCGAGCCGTCGTAGTAGCCGTAGCTGGCGCCCGGCGACGCTCCGTGCCCGCCGCCCCAGCTGTACCAGACGCCGATCTGCGAACAGGCGGCGTTCACGGCCGCCTGCGCGGTGGCCGAGGCACCCGGAGCGAGGACGCCGCAGGTGGCGTCCTGCGCGGCGTGGGCCGGAGCGGAGAAGAACGCGGACAGGGCGAGGACCGAGGCCCCCAGGAGCGCGCCGCTGGTCCGGCGACGCGTGCTGCTGATCATCAAGGAACTCTTCCTTCTTCGAAGTGACTGCGGTGGTGGTAGGACGTGCCGCTCCCCACCCCCGTGGGGGGAGCGGCACGAGTCAGTTGCCGAGCGCGTCGCGCATCTTGGCCAGGCCCCGCATCCGGTTGCGCTGGACCGTTCCGCGGTGGGCGCCGAGGCGTTCTCCGGCCGTGTCGTGGCTGAGTCCCTCCAGGTCCACGAGGATCACCGCCGCGGCCTCCTTCTCGGAGAGCACGCCCAGCAGCGCCAGCGTGGTCTCGGAAGCCTCGTAGGAGGCCAGCCCGCCGTCCCAGCCGGTCTCGGGCAGCCGGTCGGTGGACTGTTCGCGGCGGGAGGGACGCTGCCAGGAGTCACGGAGCAGGTTGAGGGCGACGGTGCAGGTGTAGGCGTACGGGTGCTGCTGGTGCGTCAGGTTCTGGGCGCGGGCCCGTCTGGAGAGCCGTAGATAGGTCTCCTGCACCAGGTCGTCGGCGTCGTGCGGGTTGCCCGTCAGGGCCAGCAGCCGCCGTCGCAGCCGTGGCATGTCCGCGGCGAAGGAGGCGTCGAAGTCGTTCGGGCTCATCCGGTCGCCGTCCTCCCGAGGCGGCGGCGGACAGGCGTAGGTGCTGGTGTTCACAACTGTTCCCCTCGTTCGTACGCGCGGTCGTACGGTCGTGTCGTGTCACGGCGGTCGGCTGGTCAGGCCGTCGGGCCGGGCGGGGTGGCGGGGCCGTAGCGGGCGGCCGGTGCCTGGCGCAGCAGCGCCCAGTACCGGTCTCCGTAGGACCAGTGCCACCATTCGGTCGGGTAGTTGACGAAGCCGGTCGCGCCGAGGGCCCAGCCCAACAGGGCCCGGTTGGCGCGCGCCTCGGCGTTGATGCCGGGCGCCTCGGTGCGGCAGGCGCCCTCGCTCTCCTCCGGGGTCGCGTTGACCTCCGTGCCCAGCGCCAGCTCTCGGCCGTCCTGGTCGCACAGCGTCAGGTCGACGGCCCCGCCGCTGACGTGCGGTGCCACCTCCGGCGGGGAGATGTACGCGCTCGCCAGTTCGCGGATCCGCTCGGGCGAGGCGTCCGGGTGGGCCAGGCGCATGGTTCGCGCGTACTGCTCGAAGTAGCGGCGCTGCAGGTCGGGGGGCCGGTATCCCTCCACCACCAGGAATCTGACCCCGGCCGGCAGGAGGCGCTGGGCCCGCACCAGTCGGCGCAGCGCGCCGGACCGGAGGTGGGCGTAGTGGCCGTCGTCGTCGGCCTGTCGGTGGTCGAGCCGCAGGTGGCCGGCCCCGCGCAGGTCGACCAGCGACTCACCGCAGTCGTCCAGCGCGACCGCGGCGACCCGGGCGTCCGAGAGCGTGATGATCTCTGTCACGCTCAAAGAGTCGCGGACGGCGCTGCAGATCCTCTGCAAGTTGTCTGCAAGCGGCCCACCAGGATGTCTGCAGACGGTGGCGGCCGGTACGGGACCTACTCGGTGTCCGCCGCCGGTTCCGTCGTCCCGCAGCCCAACTCCCGGAAGACCGCGTGTGCTTCGGCCCGGGCCGAGCTCGCCGCCGCCGCGTCCCCCTGTGCCTCCCACACCTCGGCCAGATCGCGGACGGTACGGGCCCGCCACAGCGGCAGCCGCAGGGTCTGCCAGGCCGACAGCGCCCGCTCGAGCGGCTCCCGGGCGCCGTCCGGATCACCGGCCGCCAGATGCCACTCGCCCAGGGTGCGCAGGACGAGTGCCTCACCGAAGCGGTCCTGGCGTTCGCGGGCGATCTCCAGGCACCGGCCGAGCCGCTCGCGCGCCTCGTCGAGACGCCCCATCCGCAACTCCGTCTTGGCCAGCGACTGTTCGGTGTACATCACCCCGAACGTGTCGCGCAGGCCGGCGAAGATCCGCAGCGCCTCGTGCAACAGCCGCTCGGCGTCCGCGAGTCGGGCCTCGGCCCGGTGGCACAGGGCCAGCGAGCGCAGGGTCAGCGCCTCGCCGTTGCGGTCGCCCTCCGCGCGGTACAGCTCCAGCGCCCGCGTGAGCACCTGCCGGGCCTGCGCGCCCCGTCCCTGTTCCCGGTGCACGTAGCCGATGCCGTACAGCACCCGGGCCCGGGCGCCCCGCTCGCCGGACTCCCCGTACAGGCCGAGTGCCGCGTTCAGCAGCTCCGACGCCTCGGCGTACCCGGCCTGTTCGCGACGGGCCGTCCCCATCCCGGCCAGTGCGAGCGCCGCGCCCTCCGGTACGTCGCCGCGTGCCTCGAACAGGCGCAGGGCCTTGCTGAAGTAGGTGTACGACTCCTCGAACTCGTCCTGTTCGTAGCGCAGCTGGCCCAGCCCGGCGAGCAGCCACGCCTCGCCCTCGCCGTCCCCGCTGCGGTGTACGGCGGCCATGGCGGCGGCGTGCGAGCGGGTCCAGGCGTCGAACTGGTTGTACAGCGCGGCCGAGCTCGCGATCAACGCGCCGGCCAGGTCGCGGGCGGCGCGGTCCATACCGTTGTCCGCGCAGTACTCCACCGCCGCGAGCAGACAGGCCTGTTCGGCGGCGAACCAGGACGCGGGGCGTTCCAGCAGCTCCTCCTCCGTCTCCGCGTCGAGGGCCCGTACGGCGGCCGGCTCGGGGAAGTACCGGCCGGCCGCGCCCGGGCCCAGGGCCGCCGCTTTCCTGGCCAGCCCCAGCCAGGAGGCCACCAGCCGCAGCACGGCCGCCCTGCGCTCCTCGGCGCTCTCCTCGGACAGACAGTGTTCGCGTGCGTGTTCCCGGGCCAGGTCATGGATGCGATAGCGGCTGCGCCCCGTGTCGTCGAGGCCGATCACATCGATGAAGTGGCAGTCCACCAGCCGCTCCACCGCCTCCTCGGCCTCCGGCGTGCCGATGTCCAGCAGGGGGGCGGCGATCCAGGCCGCGAAGTCCGGCAGGTCGAACAGGGCCAGCCGCCGCAGCGCCCGGCGCTCCGACAGGTCCAGGTCGGCGTAGCCGAGCTCAAGGCTGGTGCGCAACTCCAGGTCTCCGGCGCGCAGTTCGTTGAGCCGGCTGCGCTGGTCGCGCAGTCGTCGGGCGAGCCGGCCGGGCGCCCAGTGCGGACGGGCCGCCAGCCGGGCGCCGGCGATGCGCACCGCCAGCGGCAGCCGCCCGCACAGCGAGACGATCTCGGCGGCCCGCTCCGGTTCGGCGTCCGTACGGTCCGGGCCGGCGACCCGGCGCAGGAGTTCGAGCGCCTCCGCCTGGTCGGGCACGGTCAGGTCCAGATGGGCGGCACCCTCCAGCGCCACCAGCCGGCGCCGGCTGGTGACGAGCACCGCGCAGCCGGGGCCGGGGGGCAGCAGGGGCCGTACGTGCGCCTCGCCGGCCGCGTTGTCCAGGATCAGCAGAACGCGCCGGCGCCCGATGAGCGTGCGGTAAAGCCCCGTCAGCTCCTCGACCGAGGTCGGCAGATCCTCCGGGTCGGCTCCCATGGCGCGCAGCAGCCTGGCCAGGGCGTCGGCGGGCTGCAGCGGGGCGGTGTCCCCCGCGCGCAGGTCCACGAACAGGCGGCCGTCCGGGAAGAGCGCGGACATACGGTGGCCGACGTGTACGGCGAGCGCGGTCTTGCCTGTTCCGGAACGGCCGGAGAACACGCCGATCGGTGGGGCGGTACGGCTGGTCTCGTCGACCTGGCGCAGCAGCGAGGAGGCCCAGTCGATCTGCTCGGATCGGCCCACGAAGTCGGCTATGTCCGGCGGGAGATGAGACGGCGCGGGTCTCGGCGGGGCGCTGGACGTGTCGCGGGCGGCGCCCGGTGACGGCTTCGGGAGCCTCGGCTGCTCCCGCCCCGCGCGCTGGTGCCCGGCGTCGCCGGACAGTTTCGCGTCGTTGGTCAGTACCGCCTGGTGCAGGGACCGCAGTTGCGGCCCGGGGTCGATGCCGAGTTCGTCGCGCAGGATCGCGCGGCCCTCCTGATACGTGCGCAGGGCGTCGGAGACCCGGCCGGTGCGGAACAGCGCGGTCATCAGCTGGCCGCGTGGCCGCTCCCGCAGGGGGTGGGCGGCGACGTGTGCGAGCAGGGGAGCGATCGTCCGGTCCGCGTCGCCCAGGTCCAGTCGCAGAGCGAAGGACTCCTCCTGGGCGATGAGCCGCAGTTCCGCCAGCCGGGCGGCCTCTATCCGGGCGAACGACTGGGCGAGCCCTTCCAGTGCCTCCGGGCCGCGCCACAGCCCCAGCGCCTCGGACAGCAGGTCGGCGGCCTCCTCGGGGCGGCCGTCCGCAGCCGAGGTCCGGCCCGAGGCGAGGAGATCCTCGAAACGGCGGGCGTCGATCTGGGACGGGTCGAGGTCGGCGACATAGCCGGGCGGTCGCGTCCGGACGACCGCGGCCGGGGTGACCTGGGCCAGTGCGCGCCGCACGGCGGAGACATGGGTGGCCACCAGGGCGCCCGCGGTGGCCGGTGCCCGCTCGTCCCAGACGCAGTCCACGAGCCGCTCGGTGGAGAGCACCTCACCGAGGTGGACGATCAGCGCCGAGAGGACCGCGAGGGGTCTGACACCGCCGAGCGGAGCCCGCCGGTCGCCCTCCCACACCTCCACCGGACCGAGCAGCCGCACCTCGAACATCGCTCCCCGATCGCCGTACCGTCCGCCCCGCGGAACAGGGTAAAAGATATCGGCGATCACGCGTCCGGCACGGCGGCGGCCGGACCGCCGTGACCGGATCCGGTCGATGCGGCCAACCGGTTCCGTTCCGCGCGATCACGGGGCGACAGAGCCTCTCGGCCGTGCCGCCGGCAAGGTCGACGCTCCTCTGCTCTGTCATCGGTTGGCTGGATTCCGCCGCTCGGTGAGTCGCGTGGCGCGCAGGAAGGACGGCTCTTCCGACGTCGTCGTATGAGCGTCGGAGAAAGAAAAGAAACCCGAGATCCGAGCGCATACGGATGCGGCCCGCGAGGCGTCAACGGGTCGAGAAGAACACGTTCGTTCGACAGGAGCCCCGGGAGGCGCCGTATGCACCGCTGGACCTTGGCTCTGCTGACCGCCGGTCTGCTGGCTACGACGGCCACCGGCTGCGCGGGTGGCACCGCCGCGGTCTCCGGTGCCGCCGTTCCCGGTGCCGCCGACGCCGGCCCGCGCCGGACCACGGGCGACCCTCGGGAGACGCTGGCGCTCGCCGAGCAGCTCCTCATCAAGGAGTGCATGGAGAAGCAGGGGCACGAATACTGGGTCGAGCCGCCCAGGCCCGATGACGTCTCGACCCGCTTCCCGTACGTCGTGGACGACCCGGCATGGGCCAAGGCCCGCGGGTACGGCACCGACCTGCGGCGCGACCGGGAGGCCGAGGTCCGGCGCAACCCCAACCAGCGGTACTTCCACTCCATGCCCGAGAAGGGCCGGGCCGCCTTGGTGAGCGCCCTCAACGGGGCGCGGCCACAAGGGCTTTCGGCCCGGCTGCCGGGCGGCATGCAGGTCTCCCACAGTGACCAGGGCTGCCAGGCCGCCGCCGAACGAGAGCTGTACTCCGACCTCCAGGCCTGGTTCCGGGCCACCCGGGTCACCGACAGCCTGGCCGGCACGCGCGTCGGTCTCGTGACGAACGACAAGCGCTACCGGGCGGCCGTCGAACCATGGGCACGCTGTATGCGCGACCAGGGGTACACATACCCGGGCCCCGCCGAGGCCCGTGCCGCGGCCACCCAGCCGGCAGATCCCTGGCCGCACGCCAAGGAAGTACGGCTGGCCTCGGCCGAGGCGGCCTGCGCAGCCTCCAGCGGCCTGTCGACCGTGGCGAAGTCCCTTGACACCGAGTATTGGGACAAGCTGCGGCGACGCTATCCCCAGGAGACGGCCGATCTCGCGCGCCTCAAGCGCGAGGCGCTGCCCCGGGCCCGCGCGATCGTCGCTCGCGGCCACTGACCCGGCCCGCTCCCCCAACAGACCCCCACGGCCGCCGAGCCGTGGTCGAACCATCCCCACTCACCACGCAACAACTAACCGACGAAAACGAGGAACACCATGTCCGTCAAGCGTCTCTTCACCGTCGCGGCCTCCGCCGCCGCCGTCGCCGCCCTCTTCTCCCCGCTCTCCAGCGCCAGCGCCCTGGACGCGGGTACGCAGGGCACCAAGTCCGTCCAGCTCGCCTCCGCGGACGGCTACCTGCACGTCTACACCCAGCCCTACGGCGGCGGCCGGGAGTGCAAGTGGCAGGGCAACTCCGACAACTGGGGCAGCTGCCGCAACCTGACCTCCGACATCTGGAACAACGGCTACGCGGGCGGCCTGGACGCGGTCGACCTGTACACAGCTCCCAACGGCGGCGGCGCACACGCCTGCATCGGCCAGGGTGACCGCTGGTGGGACACCACCACCGACAACTACCACTTCACCTACGGCGCGGGCCTGTCCCAGTTCGGTGCCACCGTCAACAACAACATCTCCTCGCACCGCTGGGTCGACTACTGCAGCCAGGGCTGACCCCCACCGAGCGCGCCCCGGTACTCCCGTTGACGGGCGTACCGGGGCGCTCGCACCACCGCTGACCAGCCCGGCCGCAGAAGCGCTTCCGCCTGACAGAAGCCGCCTTGCGCGGTGGTGGCGTCTCTCAGGACCCTGAGTCCAACCACGGCCGCGGGGCGATGACGCCCCGCTCTCAGGGACGGGAACGCCATGCCCCACACCACCGCCTTCGCCAGGAACCAGTGGTACGTCGCCGCCTACAGCCACGAAGTGGGGCGGGAGCTGCTCGGCCGGACCATCCTCGGAGAGCCGCTCGTCTTCTACCGCACCGAGGACGAGGGAACACCCGTCGCCCTGGCCGACCGGTGTGTGCACCGGCGCTACCCGCTCTCCGAGAGCGGACTCGACGGCGACCGGATCGTGTGCGGCTACCACGGCTTCACCTACGACACCACGGGCGCGTGCGTGTACGTGCCCGGGCAGAAACGCATTCCGCGCACCGCCCGCGTCGCCTCCTACCCGGTGGTCGAGCAGGACGCCCTGATCTGGGTGTGGATCGGCGACCCCGCCCTCGCCGACGCCGACACGATTCCGCGCGCCCGGCACCTCGACTCCCCCGGCTGGGTCACCGTCAAGGGCATGGAGCCGATCGACGCCGACTACGGCCTGCTCGTCGACAACCTCCTCGATCTGTCCCACGAGACCTATCTGCACGGCGGCTACATCGGTACCCCCGAGGTCGCCGAGACGCCGATCACCACGGAGGTCGACGAGGGCGCCGGCATCGTCCGGGTGAGCCGGCACATGGACGACGCCGAGTGCCCGCCCTTCTACGCCAGGTCGACCGGCATCGAGGGACGGATCACGCGCTGGCAGGACATCGAGTACCACGCGCCGTGTCTGTATCTGCTGCACAGCCGGATCGCGCCGGTGGGCGTCCTGCCCGAGGCCGACGGCAGCGACCCGAACGGGTTCCACACCGAGATCACGTACGCCATCACCCCGTCGGCCGACGGCAAGGTGTACGACTTCTGGATGGTCTCGCGCGACTGGGCCACGGACGACGACGAGGTCACGGAGTTCCTGCGGGGCAACAACCACACGGTGGTCATGCAGGACGTCGACGCGCTCAACCTCCTTCAGCGGACGCTGGGTTCGGAACGGGCCGGGTACCAGGAGCTGAGCATCAACATCGACACCGGCGGTCTCGCGGCCCGCCGGATCCTCGCGAGGCTGGTCGAGGAGGGCGAGAAGCCCGTGGAGAAGGTCCTGTGAACGGCGTGCCCCTCTCCGAGACACCGCGCGAGATCTACCGCATCGCGTGGCTGCCGGGCACGGACGTCCTGCACGGCACCTGCCACTGCGGCCGGGAACACCGCTCGCAGGACCCCATCGAGATGTGGGAGTGGATGCTCGCCCACCCACAGGGACATCAGCCGCAGGAACACCAGCCACGGGCGGATCAGCGACAGGGAAACAGCTCATGAGCGTCTACGAAGCCGAACTCGTCGTGGAGCGGCGGGAGTCGGCCGCAGACGGGGTGCTCGCGCTCACCCTGCGGCACCCGCTGGGCGAGGAGTTGCCGGGCTGGGAACCGGGCGCCCATGTCGATGTCGTGCTCGGGCCCGACCTTGAGCGGCAGTACTCGCTCTGTGGCGACCCCCTCGACCGCTCGTCGTGGCGGATCGCGGTGCTGCGCGAGCCGGACGGGCGCGGCGGATCGGCATACGTGCACGGGCAGTTGGGACTGGGCGACAAGGTGCGGGTACGCGGGCCCCGGAACCACTTCGCCCTCAAGCCGGCTCCGCGGTACCGCTTCGTCGCGGGCGGTATCGGCATCACGCCGATCCTCCCGATGCTCGCCGCCGCCGAGGCGGCGGGCGCCGAGTGGACGCTGCTGTACGGCGGGCGGACCCGTGACTCCATGGCGTTCACCGAGGAGTTGGGGCGGTACGGGGACAGGGTCACGTTCGCTCCGCAGGACGAGACAGGGCTCCTGGACCTCGACGCGGAGATCGGGCGGCTGCCGGAGGGCACCCTCGTCTACTGCTGTGGCCCCGGGGCCCTTCTCGACGCGGTGGAGACGGTCTGCCCCGCCGGTGCGCTGCACGTCGAGCGGTTCGCGCCCAAGGCCCAACAGGTCGGCAGTGACAGCGAGTTCGAGGTCGTCCTGCAGCGCAGCGGTCGTACGCTGACCGTGCCCGTCGAGGTGTCCGTGCTGGATGCCGTGCGCGGCGCGGGGGTCGAGGTGCTCTTCTCGTGCACCGAGGGCACCTGCGGGACCTGTGAGACGGACGTGCTCGAAGGCACCCCGGACCACCGGGACTCGGTGCTCTCGGACGAGGAACGGGAGGCGGGCGAGACGATGCTCATCTGTGTGTCCCGCTGCCGTGGTCCACGGCTCGTCCTCGACCTCTGAGCCACCATCTCGCCGCCCCTGGCATCGACCCGCCTCACCCGCGTCGCCCCGCGCTTCGCCGAACTCCGTACCGGTGTCTACGCGTAGATCCGGGCGGCCAGGCGCGGAACACCGGCACCCGGCCCGTCGGAGACCGTCAAGGACAGGCGGTGGCCCCGGTGCCGTCGACGACCTGAACGCCGACGGTTCCGCGGCCAGGTCCCGTCTCACACCTCCCGGGCCGGCACCACGCTCAGGTGGCTCGCCGAGCGCCGCGGGCGGCGTGGTCCGCGCGAGACGTCCGCCGGGCGCCGCGTCTCGCGGAGCACCAGCGTCAGCCTCGTATAGCCCATGTCCTCAAGAGACTTGGGGGTCTCGCCCACGACCCGGCACTCGGTGGCGCCCCAGCGCGGGT is a window of Streptomyces sp. B21-083 DNA encoding:
- a CDS encoding AfsR/SARP family transcriptional regulator codes for the protein MFEVRLLGPVEVWEGDRRAPLGGVRPLAVLSALIVHLGEVLSTERLVDCVWDERAPATAGALVATHVSAVRRALAQVTPAAVVRTRPPGYVADLDPSQIDARRFEDLLASGRTSAADGRPEEAADLLSEALGLWRGPEALEGLAQSFARIEAARLAELRLIAQEESFALRLDLGDADRTIAPLLAHVAAHPLRERPRGQLMTALFRTGRVSDALRTYQEGRAILRDELGIDPGPQLRSLHQAVLTNDAKLSGDAGHQRAGREQPRLPKPSPGAARDTSSAPPRPAPSHLPPDIADFVGRSEQIDWASSLLRQVDETSRTAPPIGVFSGRSGTGKTALAVHVGHRMSALFPDGRLFVDLRAGDTAPLQPADALARLLRAMGADPEDLPTSVEELTGLYRTLIGRRRVLLILDNAAGEAHVRPLLPPGPGCAVLVTSRRRLVALEGAAHLDLTVPDQAEALELLRRVAGPDRTDAEPERAAEIVSLCGRLPLAVRIAGARLAARPHWAPGRLARRLRDQRSRLNELRAGDLELRTSLELGYADLDLSERRALRRLALFDLPDFAAWIAAPLLDIGTPEAEEAVERLVDCHFIDVIGLDDTGRSRYRIHDLAREHAREHCLSEESAEERRAAVLRLVASWLGLARKAAALGPGAAGRYFPEPAAVRALDAETEEELLERPASWFAAEQACLLAAVEYCADNGMDRAARDLAGALIASSAALYNQFDAWTRSHAAAMAAVHRSGDGEGEAWLLAGLGQLRYEQDEFEESYTYFSKALRLFEARGDVPEGAALALAGMGTARREQAGYAEASELLNAALGLYGESGERGARARVLYGIGYVHREQGRGAQARQVLTRALELYRAEGDRNGEALTLRSLALCHRAEARLADAERLLHEALRIFAGLRDTFGVMYTEQSLAKTELRMGRLDEARERLGRCLEIARERQDRFGEALVLRTLGEWHLAAGDPDGAREPLERALSAWQTLRLPLWRARTVRDLAEVWEAQGDAAAASSARAEAHAVFRELGCGTTEPAADTE
- a CDS encoding RNA polymerase sigma factor — protein: MNTSTYACPPPPREDGDRMSPNDFDASFAADMPRLRRRLLALTGNPHDADDLVQETYLRLSRRARAQNLTHQQHPYAYTCTVALNLLRDSWQRPSRREQSTDRLPETGWDGGLASYEASETTLALLGVLSEKEAAAVILVDLEGLSHDTAGERLGAHRGTVQRNRMRGLAKMRDALGN
- a CDS encoding M15 family metallopeptidase, producing the protein MTEIITLSDARVAAVALDDCGESLVDLRGAGHLRLDHRQADDDGHYAHLRSGALRRLVRAQRLLPAGVRFLVVEGYRPPDLQRRYFEQYARTMRLAHPDASPERIRELASAYISPPEVAPHVSGGAVDLTLCDQDGRELALGTEVNATPEESEGACRTEAPGINAEARANRALLGWALGATGFVNYPTEWWHWSYGDRYWALLRQAPAARYGPATPPGPTA
- a CDS encoding aromatic ring-hydroxylating dioxygenase subunit alpha codes for the protein MPHTTAFARNQWYVAAYSHEVGRELLGRTILGEPLVFYRTEDEGTPVALADRCVHRRYPLSESGLDGDRIVCGYHGFTYDTTGACVYVPGQKRIPRTARVASYPVVEQDALIWVWIGDPALADADTIPRARHLDSPGWVTVKGMEPIDADYGLLVDNLLDLSHETYLHGGYIGTPEVAETPITTEVDEGAGIVRVSRHMDDAECPPFYARSTGIEGRITRWQDIEYHAPCLYLLHSRIAPVGVLPEADGSDPNGFHTEITYAITPSADGKVYDFWMVSRDWATDDDEVTEFLRGNNHTVVMQDVDALNLLQRTLGSERAGYQELSINIDTGGLAARRILARLVEEGEKPVEKVL
- a CDS encoding C40 family peptidase, with amino-acid sequence MMISSTRRRTSGALLGASVLALSAFFSAPAHAAQDATCGVLAPGASATAQAAVNAACSQIGVWYSWGGGHGASPGASYGYYDGSDPDSLHDSERKGFDCSGFTRYAYAQATGKDLLNGTADDQFHSSQASARFSASQGSAPLLPGDLMFWGSGHVHHVAMYLGAGQMVEAYESGTHIRVAPVRTGGDYAGAIRINGSGTPTPPPANGGTTFETWGTGVRTHRTPSVGGAVVDTFAGPTQVSIQCQQHAESVTAEGYTNDIWSKLADGSWLTNIYIKGPASLPGIPDCGGSSTPPPSSGSKPFQTWGTGVRTHSEPNVNAGVVDYFAQPTTVNVVCQAHAQEVTAEGYTNDAWAKLTNGSWMTNIYIKGAAWLSGVPTC
- a CDS encoding PDR/VanB family oxidoreductase, which translates into the protein MSVYEAELVVERRESAADGVLALTLRHPLGEELPGWEPGAHVDVVLGPDLERQYSLCGDPLDRSSWRIAVLREPDGRGGSAYVHGQLGLGDKVRVRGPRNHFALKPAPRYRFVAGGIGITPILPMLAAAEAAGAEWTLLYGGRTRDSMAFTEELGRYGDRVTFAPQDETGLLDLDAEIGRLPEGTLVYCCGPGALLDAVETVCPAGALHVERFAPKAQQVGSDSEFEVVLQRSGRTLTVPVEVSVLDAVRGAGVEVLFSCTEGTCGTCETDVLEGTPDHRDSVLSDEEREAGETMLICVSRCRGPRLVLDL